A portion of the Sabethes cyaneus chromosome 3, idSabCyanKW18_F2, whole genome shotgun sequence genome contains these proteins:
- the LOC128742101 gene encoding growth hormone-regulated TBC protein 1-A: MAVSKFSDVDEYGFKREPDFDYQSYENIMSSYYTVLTTRSIKWQKFAKNGNILGDPRRLKRFVRKGVPGPLREEVWMKSSGAHGMQQKEPALYQTLLRYEFDQEISDQIKIDLPRTFPDNIHFEQYKLGLYNVLITYAHHNKSVGYCQGLNYIAGLILIVTKNEESTFWLLKVLVENIVPLYHTRKMENLITDIDVLSELIKVRAPDVHKHIESLGLPWPVIATKWLICLYAEVVPTETALRIWDCVFLEGNKILLRVGISIVIGLKQEILATDDISTLIGLFRALEKNTTLMDCHRFMRSIFKLPGSLKRSQIDALRRHLFEQRKASKRKGS; this comes from the exons TGACGTGGACGAGTATGGATTCAAACGCGAGCCGGACTTCGACTATCAATCGTACGAGAACATCATGTCCAGCTACTACACGGTGCTCACGACACGGAGCATAAAGTGGCAAAAATTCGCCAAGAATGGCAACATCCTTGGAGATCCACGCCGGCTCAAGCGGTTCGTGCGCAAGGGCGTTCCGGGTCCTCTGCGGGAAGAAGTATGGATGAAATCCTCCGGTGCCCACGGTATGCAGCAGAAGGAACCGGCGCTCTACCAGACTCTGCTGCGGTACGAGTTTGACCAGGAAATTT CGGATCAAATCAAAATCGATCTTCCTCGTACGTTTCCGGACAACATCCATTTCGAACAGTACAAACTAGGTCTGTACAACGTACTGATAACTTACGCACATCACAACAAATCGGTCGGTTACTGCCAGGGACTGAACTACATTGCCG GTCTAATTCTAATTGTTACCAAAAACGAAGAATCAACGTTCTGGCTGCTCAAAGTGTTGGTGGAAAATATTGTGCCGCTGTACCACACAAGAAAGATGGAAAACCTTATCACGGATATCGATGTTCTTAGCGAATTGATAAAAGTACGAGCGCCCGATGTACATAAGCATATAGAAAGTTTAG GACTGCCTTGGCCTGTGATAGCAACCAAATGGCTAATTTGTTTGTACGCCGAAGTGGTCCCCACGGAGACGGCACTCCGAATTTGGGATTGCGTATTTCTGGAggggaacaaaattttactgcGCGTCGGTATTAGCATTGTGATCGGTTTGAAGCAGGAGATCCTCGCTACGGATGACATATCCACCTTAATCGGCCTGTTTCGGGCGTTGGAGAAAAACACCACGCTGATGGATTGTCATCGGTTTATGAGAAGTATTTTTAAGCTGCCTGGTAGCTTGAAACGCTCCCAAATAGATGCCTTGCGAAGGCATCTGTTCGAACAAAGAAAGGCTAGCAAACGGAAAGGTTCCTAG